The Clostridiaceae bacterium HFYG-1003 genome includes a window with the following:
- the gap gene encoding type I glyceraldehyde-3-phosphate dehydrogenase, producing MIRVAVNGYGRIGQNVVRILADRPNNNVELVSINGMPSAELALAKLRFDSIYGRFQGEASVDGEYLVINGQKVLITNYREANELPWKEQNIDIVIESTGKYRTRELAQAHLDAGAKKVIITAPAKDEDITIVMGVNEENYDDSLHHIISNASCTTNCLAPFAKILDRHFGIEHGMMSTVHAYTNGQSLTDHKAKDPRRARAAGLNMIPTTTGAAQAVAKVLPQLRGKFRGVGIRVPIPTVSLVDLVVTTREPVTAEEVNRVLREAAETELKGIMDYNELPLVSSDYVADPHSSIIDGLSTLALEDHMLKVFAWYDNEYGYSCRVVDLVEYVGKRLPHQA from the coding sequence ATGATTCGAGTTGCAGTAAATGGGTACGGACGAATCGGTCAGAATGTCGTGAGGATCCTGGCGGACCGTCCGAACAACAATGTGGAACTGGTCAGCATCAATGGGATGCCCAGTGCAGAACTGGCATTGGCCAAGCTGCGGTTTGACTCCATTTATGGAAGATTTCAGGGAGAAGCTTCTGTAGACGGAGAATATCTGGTCATCAACGGCCAAAAAGTGCTGATCACAAATTACCGGGAAGCAAATGAATTACCCTGGAAAGAACAGAACATCGACATTGTGATTGAGAGCACCGGCAAGTACCGGACCCGGGAACTGGCTCAGGCTCACCTGGATGCCGGCGCGAAAAAGGTGATCATTACCGCTCCCGCCAAGGATGAGGACATCACAATTGTCATGGGCGTCAATGAAGAAAATTATGATGACTCCCTCCATCACATCATTTCCAACGCATCCTGCACAACCAACTGCCTGGCTCCCTTTGCCAAGATCCTGGACCGGCATTTTGGCATCGAGCACGGCATGATGAGCACGGTTCACGCCTACACCAACGGCCAGAGCCTGACCGACCACAAGGCCAAGGATCCCAGAAGAGCCCGCGCCGCCGGTCTCAATATGATCCCCACCACCACCGGTGCTGCCCAGGCAGTTGCTAAGGTTCTGCCCCAGCTGCGCGGTAAATTCCGCGGTGTTGGAATCCGGGTGCCGATCCCGACGGTCTCCCTGGTAGACCTGGTGGTCACCACCCGCGAACCGGTTACGGCGGAAGAAGTAAATCGCGTGCTCCGCGAGGCGGCTGAAACCGAGCTCAAGGGCATCATGGATTACAACGAACTGCCGCTGGTATCCAGTGACTATGTAGCCGATCCTCACTCCAGCATCATTGACGGACTGAGCACGCTGGCTCTGGAAGACCACATGCTCAAGGTCTTTGCCTGGTATGACAACGAGTACGGCTACTCCTGCCGCGTTGTGGACCTGGTCGAATACGTCGGCAAGCGTCTGCCGCACCAGGCCTGA
- a CDS encoding Fic family protein: protein MHTFVYNKLPQELLCSQIINLVSAIRENKGKQKLFIEAKPDILNAMLEIAKVQSTGASNRIEGIYTSDNRLNAIVKEKAEPKNRSESEIAGYREVLQLIHENYDYISPTVNVILQLHRDLYQFSPASIGGKFKNSDNVIVEIEAGQERIKFQPLTAFETYDAMERLSSAFIEAIQKEEHEPLLLIAMFIFDFLCIHPFNDGNGRMSRLLTLLLLYRADYIVGKYISLEMIIEKTKETYYEKLEESSHGWLENKHSYLPFVKYYLEVILNAYNDFSSRVGHLQNNTISKPERIKQLFDSTLHKLSKKDILNRCPDISMSTVELSLSDLLKSGYIIKVGAGRSTAYIKNTDYQN from the coding sequence ATGCACACGTTTGTATACAATAAGCTACCTCAAGAACTACTTTGCAGTCAAATCATTAATCTAGTTTCAGCCATTCGCGAAAATAAGGGGAAACAAAAACTCTTTATCGAGGCGAAACCAGATATTTTAAATGCAATGCTCGAAATAGCAAAGGTTCAAAGTACCGGAGCATCAAACCGAATCGAAGGCATTTACACTTCAGATAACAGACTTAATGCCATTGTAAAAGAAAAAGCGGAACCTAAGAATCGTTCCGAATCTGAAATTGCGGGGTATCGTGAGGTTCTTCAGCTTATTCATGAAAATTACGATTACATAAGTCCAACAGTGAACGTCATTCTGCAATTACATCGAGATCTTTATCAATTCAGTCCAGCATCAATAGGTGGAAAGTTCAAAAATTCAGACAACGTCATAGTTGAAATAGAAGCCGGACAAGAGCGGATTAAGTTTCAGCCATTAACTGCTTTTGAAACGTATGATGCCATGGAAAGACTTTCAAGCGCATTTATTGAGGCGATCCAAAAAGAAGAACATGAGCCTCTGTTGTTAATTGCAATGTTTATTTTCGACTTTCTTTGCATTCACCCTTTTAACGATGGAAATGGCAGGATGAGTAGGCTTTTGACGCTTTTATTACTTTATCGCGCAGATTATATTGTTGGGAAATACATTAGCTTGGAAATGATCATTGAGAAAACTAAAGAAACCTATTATGAAAAACTTGAAGAAAGTTCACATGGGTGGCTTGAAAATAAACACAGCTATTTGCCCTTTGTAAAATATTACCTGGAAGTTATTCTGAATGCCTATAATGATTTTTCCTCCAGAGTAGGGCATTTGCAAAATAACACCATTTCGAAGCCGGAGCGGATAAAGCAATTGTTCGATAGCACACTACATAAGCTATCCAAAAAAGATATATTGAATAGATGTCCGGATATTAGTATGTCTACCGTCGAACTTTCCCTTTCTGACTTATTGAAGAGTGGATACATCATTAAAGTAGGTGCTGGCAGGAGTACTGCTTATATAAAAAATACAGATTATCAAAACTAA
- a CDS encoding AI-2E family transporter, with product MDQFKSTHEQNAPARAFDYRQAARLIILAGGVYFVVTNLSGFLVFLRYLFGIMAPVLIGLFLAFTLNLPLTWLEKHVFVGESRLIRTIRRPVSMLLSVLLLVGILALVVVLVIPQSIQAIQVISKQAPQYYQSAVDWIKSRDISWLTEYIERFNQNNSNWSEGLLSNMGNLAGGLFRSVTDVLGGVLTAILGLSFAIFMLISKETLLGQMDRIMEAYMTPQRRTKVKYLIGVVGSTFRSYIVGQVTEAIVIGILTTVLMLLLGFPYATVIGPLTGLSSLIPMIGAVVGGVVGFLLILTVNPVQALFYIVFIVVMQQIDGMFIYPRIVGASVELPPLWVFFAVTVGGALFGFVGTFLGVPTLAAIYKLVREHVNKRIELQNQGAIAKYQILKIPKGKDPVTLNEPELKDLADPEVDTSDFLE from the coding sequence ATGGATCAATTCAAATCAACACATGAACAGAATGCGCCGGCGCGCGCGTTTGACTACCGCCAGGCTGCCCGCCTGATCATACTGGCCGGCGGAGTGTACTTTGTAGTCACTAACCTGTCTGGATTCCTGGTATTTTTACGGTACTTGTTTGGCATAATGGCACCGGTTCTGATTGGGTTATTTCTGGCTTTCACGCTGAATCTGCCCCTGACCTGGCTGGAAAAGCACGTGTTTGTGGGGGAGTCGCGCCTGATCCGAACTATCCGGCGTCCGGTCTCGATGCTGCTGTCGGTGCTGCTCCTGGTCGGAATTCTGGCATTGGTGGTGGTTCTGGTCATTCCCCAGTCGATCCAGGCGATTCAGGTTATTTCCAAACAGGCTCCACAGTACTATCAGTCTGCCGTTGACTGGATTAAGAGCCGGGATATCTCCTGGCTCACCGAATATATTGAACGGTTCAACCAGAATAACAGCAACTGGAGCGAGGGGCTTTTGTCCAATATGGGCAACCTGGCGGGCGGATTGTTTCGCAGCGTGACGGATGTCCTGGGCGGCGTCCTGACAGCCATTCTGGGATTATCCTTCGCCATCTTCATGCTGATTTCCAAGGAAACCCTGCTGGGTCAGATGGATCGGATTATGGAAGCTTATATGACACCGCAGCGCCGCACCAAAGTGAAGTATCTCATCGGCGTGGTCGGCTCGACCTTCCGAAGCTATATCGTGGGCCAGGTTACGGAAGCCATCGTCATCGGTATCCTGACCACCGTGCTCATGCTTCTCCTGGGCTTCCCCTATGCTACGGTGATCGGACCCCTGACGGGTCTTAGCAGCCTGATCCCCATGATCGGCGCCGTTGTGGGCGGAGTCGTGGGCTTCCTGCTGATTCTCACCGTAAACCCGGTTCAGGCGCTGTTCTACATCGTCTTTATCGTGGTCATGCAGCAGATTGACGGGATGTTCATCTATCCCCGCATCGTCGGTGCATCGGTGGAACTTCCGCCGCTGTGGGTCTTCTTCGCTGTCACCGTCGGCGGAGCGCTGTTCGGCTTTGTCGGAACCTTCCTGGGTGTTCCCACCCTGGCAGCGATCTACAAGCTGGTCCGCGAGCATGTCAACAAGCGCATCGAGCTCCAGAATCAGGGAGCCATTGCCAAATATCAGATTCTGAAGATCCCCAAGGGCAAGGATCCTGTTACGCTCAATGAACCGGAGCTCAAGGATCTGGCCGATCCTGAGGTCGATACCAGCGATTTCCTTGAATAG
- a CDS encoding FAD-dependent oxidoreductase, whose translation MEFNLSKAPMTKEVEMDPTKTYDTLIIGTGPAGLNAALYLRRKGLEVGMIGRQAGGQVADTSSVENYLGFTGISGLSLVEEFERHVAELEVPILKYYGVTEVKKTAEGQFEVLAEDEQTYRANSLILATGASKRKLGVPGEKELYGRGVTYCAICDGPLYRGKKVMVAGGGNSAVEAAIDLSKICSEVNLVHRSRFRADQILLDQMVRIPNIKAHLETQIQSINGDMGVESVTVTDKATGAVSEIPVEGIFVEIGNIPNTDLFRGLVELTPGGEIIVDANGATSLAGVYAAGDVTTVKYKQIIIAAAQGASAALALNDWYMTRS comes from the coding sequence ATGGAATTTAATTTAAGCAAGGCACCAATGACGAAAGAAGTGGAAATGGATCCGACGAAAACCTATGATACGCTGATTATCGGAACAGGACCGGCTGGATTGAACGCTGCGCTGTACCTGCGCCGCAAAGGACTGGAAGTCGGCATGATCGGCCGTCAGGCGGGAGGTCAGGTGGCGGACACCTCCTCGGTAGAGAACTACCTGGGGTTCACCGGGATCAGCGGATTGAGTCTGGTGGAAGAGTTTGAGCGTCATGTGGCGGAGCTGGAAGTTCCGATTCTGAAGTATTACGGTGTTACAGAGGTCAAAAAGACAGCGGAGGGTCAGTTTGAGGTCCTGGCTGAGGATGAGCAGACCTATCGGGCCAACTCCCTGATTCTGGCAACCGGCGCTTCCAAGCGCAAACTGGGAGTCCCCGGTGAGAAGGAACTGTATGGACGAGGCGTCACCTACTGCGCCATCTGCGACGGTCCTCTGTATCGCGGGAAAAAAGTCATGGTGGCCGGCGGCGGCAATTCGGCCGTAGAAGCAGCCATTGATTTGTCCAAAATCTGTTCGGAAGTGAACCTGGTTCATCGGAGCAGATTCCGGGCGGATCAGATTCTGCTGGATCAGATGGTGCGAATCCCTAATATCAAGGCTCACCTGGAAACTCAGATTCAATCCATCAATGGCGATATGGGCGTGGAATCGGTGACGGTCACGGACAAAGCCACCGGTGCAGTCAGCGAAATTCCAGTCGAGGGGATTTTTGTGGAAATCGGCAACATACCAAACACCGACCTGTTCCGCGGACTGGTGGAGCTGACCCCGGGCGGTGAGATCATCGTGGATGCCAATGGCGCCACCAGCCTGGCGGGTGTATACGCCGCCGGAGATGTCACCACGGTGAAGTACAAGCAGATCATCATAGCGGCGGCCCAGGGGGCCAGTGCTGCCCTGGCTCTCAATGACTGGTACATGACCCGTTCCTGA